The segment GGCCGAGTTCTGTCTGAACGACCGTCGGCCCTTCTCCACCGTTGTAGAACGGTGTTTCAAACATGGGAATATGCATCTTACGCCATTTGCCGCACAGCCCGTCCGGTCCAACCAGAATCTGGCTGTTGAACATCAGGTTGCCGGCATCTTCCAGTAATCCGACAGAAAACCAAAGGTCATGCGTTTTCGCCATATCGACGAGTTGGTGAACCGCAGGGCCAGGGACACTGATCGCCGATTGTCGAGCGATAGACAGTGCTTGCCGTAACCACGCTTCATGGTCGCCCGTGGGATGATTGGGAATGAACCCGGTCAACGAGAGTTCTTGGAACAGGACCAGTTCCGCTCCCGCTTGTTTGGTTTGTTTCAGCCAACGGTCGATTCGCTCCAGGTTCCCCTGGTAATCGTTCGGTTTCGTATCCACCGCAACAGCAGCGACCTGTACCTGTTCCCGCATCAATTCAGTCCTCTGATTTATCGATCAGCCGAATAATTCATCCCGACGATCAGTGTAACTATTACAAGCCGTTTACGAATTCGTTGTAATTTGAGTCCAGAGATCACCTGAAAACAGATCGATCTGGGTCGCCAGACCTTCGGCGGCAAATTCAACTCCGGAGACAAATTTACCCGGACGACTCCATTCATTCAGTTTTTCCGCTGGGAGTTCCAGAAACTGTGAGAGCAGTTGGTCGACCTGTTCTTCTAACAGTTTGAAATGCCGCGTCCACTCGGCGGCTTCTTCCAATCGGCAATCTTCGTCGCTACGCCAGCGCATGGGATGGAACAGTAAGGTCGACTGTGCAGTCACAAATCGCTTCACACAGGCGGAGAAAGGTAACAGCGCTGCCGAGGAGCACTCGCCGGTCACGACGCCAGTGGCTTCCAGTCCGCGAAGTCGAATGAGCGTGGCCAACGCAAGGCCGACGTAGACACTTCCGCCGCAAGAGTCGAAATAAATCACTCCACGACTTCGCCGGGGGACTTCGAGCAGTTTCTCCGTCAGTTCCCCTTCTTTGTCGGTCAGATCTCCCAGAATGCTGATCTCCCAATCGGGTGACGGGGTCTTGGAAAGTTTTTTCGAAAAAGGGCTGGGATAGGCCTGCAATTTGCGTTTCAAGTCGTCTCTTCCTGTTCCGGGTTGTGTGCGACTGATTGAAAGTCGTTTCTGCGTTGGATACGGAGAACAAACGAGCCTCTTCCAGGATCACCGTTCTGTATTATCACTCCAGTTCTCCACTTTTATCCAGCTTTAGACTCGACTGCAATCAAAGCTGCCCGGTACGATAGATAAAACGGGCATTCCGTCCCATTTAACGCAATTTGCCGGTGCCTTTCATCAGCCTCGAAATGCTTGTTAGCGTTGAAGATGGAACATCTGATCAATTTGGAGAAGCCGCCACGCAGCTACTCCCGTTGATCGATGACCCGAAACCCGAATCAGCACTCAGGGCCTGTTTCGGATGATTACAAAATCCGTGTGAGATAAGTATTCCCGCAAATGCGTCTCCCACCGCCAGTCGACCTGGCCCGACGCACCTTCAGTTCATTCCCGCAACCGACCTCGTCGTTGACTGGGAAACGTGAAAATTCGCAAAGGAGATTTCCACCGTGAAATGGTTTGTTTTCTGTACTCTGGCGTTTTTCGGACTCGCCGAAATGCAAAATCTGGCTGCTGCGGACGCGACTGTGCAGCTGCTTAAAAAAGATTCCACCATCCAGGTCAATATTGGCGGCCAGGAATTCACGGTGTTGCAATTCAGCGATGAATACATGAAACCTTTCTTCGCTCCTGTTCATGCTCCCAACGGAGAAATCATCACCCGATCGCTGGAAGGCATCGAAG is part of the Polystyrenella longa genome and harbors:
- a CDS encoding carbon-nitrogen hydrolase family protein; the protein is MREQVQVAAVAVDTKPNDYQGNLERIDRWLKQTKQAGAELVLFQELSLTGFIPNHPTGDHEAWLRQALSIARQSAISVPGPAVHQLVDMAKTHDLWFSVGLLEDAGNLMFNSQILVGPDGLCGKWRKMHIPMFETPFYNGGEGPTVVQTELGRIGCNICFDTLLPESTRLLAVQNVEIVLFPFAADPPPRTPAGWEAWASTALAARCAENGVFGVACNYVGEVTCAGVSQNFPGGGLIVGPRGEKLATWTQPGDEPGLLSYKLQRDDLIQARAEPEYLFRFRRPELYGPLSE
- a CDS encoding ATP-dependent Clp protease proteolytic subunit, producing the protein MKRKLQAYPSPFSKKLSKTPSPDWEISILGDLTDKEGELTEKLLEVPRRSRGVIYFDSCGGSVYVGLALATLIRLRGLEATGVVTGECSSAALLPFSACVKRFVTAQSTLLFHPMRWRSDEDCRLEEAAEWTRHFKLLEEQVDQLLSQFLELPAEKLNEWSRPGKFVSGVEFAAEGLATQIDLFSGDLWTQITTNS